A window of Solanum stenotomum isolate F172 chromosome 9, ASM1918654v1, whole genome shotgun sequence genomic DNA:
CTGCCTTCAAAATTGTAACCAAAGTAATATCAgtaaagaagtcaagaaaacccatttttttaagaagaaagatattctctagataagaagtctgggagggaattatcacttccctttttataatgaatttcgaaatcaaaaggTGCTAATTGTGTCTGCCACCTagcaaatattaatttgaatgcatcatgtttaaaatctttatcaaacatatatttgactGATTGAGCATCTGTTTTTATTACAAATTTCTGATTGTAAAGACCAccctgaaattttaaaacacatttaacgatagttaacatttcatgagctatcgttgcatatttttttctgtgcatcgctccattttcctgaatgaaaCCGAATAaggtattcatttttatcatgcggGTTAATCTGTTTTAATATTCCATCATAACCTATATTGGCCGCATCTGTCTCAACGATCTTTGGCCAAGCAGGATTAGCAAGGGTTAAACAAGAcaaagatttaactctttctttgatagtctttacaagatctgtgagactagtagtccaaggcttcttataatatttttttagccTGTCGTATAACAGAGCTAAATCTCGAGACAAATTTTTGTAGAAGGGGGAAATGTAATTTAAACTTCCCAGAAACCACTGCAATTGCGTCCtatctgtaataatatcagggaaTTTTTATGCGAATTTAATAGATCGCTGAATaggagtcatttttccttgacaaatcaaatgacccaaaaatctaatTTCTGTTTGAAAACgactcattttaggtttagatatgaccaaaccattttgaataactattttcttaaaaatgtctagatgcttaatatgcatttcaagagtcattaagtataccaaaatatcatcaatataaactatgatgaaatccaaataaggattaaaaatatcattcataatcttttgaaattccgagggagcattttttaatccaaagggcattacattccattcgtattgTCCAAACGGAACATTAATGTCGTTCTATAAGAAtgatctttaaatatttggatttgccaatatccatattttaaatcaaattttgaaaagatattagcatcatataatcttgataataaatcccttttgtttggaataggatacctaatccattttaaaaatttatttaaaggtttttaattaattactaaccTGGGAACGCCTCGTTCTTTTTCTGCtgcgttattaacataaaaatgcAGTACAAGACCAGGGTGACTTGGAAGGTTTTATTAAACTCTTTTgcaataaattatcaatttcctttttgcagaattcGACCAATTCAGTATTCATTTGACAAGGACGTGATTTGGTAGGGATATTTTCttcagagaaatcatcttcatatggaagagttacaatatgctttttccgattccaaaaagcactaggatgatcagcacaaatatcaatggccattttttcagaaatgagtttaatcttttcctgtaccttagcagattttaaagtatcgaatatattcatactaaatatctcaagttgtaaataatcaacatgcttttgtttcatttcaattagagcattaatatctctataaataggctcggtgataaaagtataactaatctcttgatttttttaagtagtagaaaatcctttagcatttatattagtaaaaggataaattgcatttataaaaggagttcctagaataataggagggtataactgattttttactaagaaaaagaagtgaggaatacaaactttattctggcaaatacgagtattagataatttatactttatatctaaagcatgaccagatgcagatttaaccatatgagttgttttttcaaaatatttagtaggtactagaccttcttgaatgcaactcacatcagcgccactatcaatcatagcaatgttagttatagaaaaagtattatcaattaatatagtacatttaacataccatttatgagctataacaatttgcatcattcctaaaaacatattttgtttcagatcaatattcaaagtgttggcaagagtattaataataataataataataattaaaataataaaaataataataataattaaaataataataataataataatatctatttagtattataattttaattaaaaaatcatctCCATAACTCATATCacctttttaaaataacttctaTTATAATAAGGCAAAAGGGTCTGGTGGACCTTTgtacttgtatgagtttgtattgtGAATCCTTCTACTTACCTATTTGTCATCTGGACACCTGAAACCCAtttaaactcaacattttaaACATGTTTTCTGACTTGGCGTCCTATGTGGCAGACACAACCAAGGGGCGTGTGATACACACACCTGAGAAGCGTGAAATCTGGTTAAATGGGTTTAATAGCCACATTAGGGTTTTATAAAGTCATCTTCTTCCCCATTTGCATTTAACACCATTATTAGACAAATTTGAGCTTTTTCTTGCctctttttcaatcttctttctccaaatttcttctccatttttttcatcGTTATACTCCTCTTTTATTTCTATGCATTTCCAGTTAATTCTTTGCTTCATTTTGTGGTTGATCCtattgtagttttttacatcaTCATGAAAGTTGCTTTTCTTAGAATCCCTATAATCTAATAGAAATCATGAAACATGTAATTGAAAGCATAACAAATAGAATCCCCAAAAAATCAGTTAAATCGACTAAAGAcctaaaaattaaacaaagacATAAATAGAAGATGAAATCTCGACTAAACAACATACAAATACGAAAATAAGTTACAAAATTTacatagataaattaaaaatcaaacaaaaccaacaaaaaaaCTCAAACAATTTTGTGGGAacgaagaaaaaaatgagaaagaaaaaatatgggtATATATAGCCACACAAAGATATTGATCTAGGACGACGTTGACACACTGTACACTCAAGCGGCGAACCTCTCTTCTTCGATTTGGATGAAAACAAAGACGGATTGGTGTTTTTTCTTCAATGAAAAGAGTAGAAGAGgttgaaaaaaaatgtgtaaGGAAGGTGAAAGAGAAATGAAATGAGATTGTGGAGGAAAGTGGTGGGTTTGGTGGCAAAAGGCAAATAAAAATcagaaatatattaattaaatataataaaaatgtcAAGATGACATGaagtggtatatatatatatatatacatgtgtcattttataattatttttaaaattacgtgTCAGGCGCTTGTGGTACACGCACTACTAAAGGgtaaaaaaagtgtttaaaatattgagtttaGATGAGTTCAGGGGTCTAGATGACAAATAgataagtagaagggttcacaatacaaactcaCACAAGTACAAGGATTCACCAGACCATTTTGCcttataataataatcattaatttTGTGGCTTTAACTCACATTTTCATCACTCCTACTCTTAATATTCTCCATTACTCATATGTTTTTTTCAAGTTTCTAGccttcaaataatattttacttatAAATTTTGACACCTTATCATAATTTtctcattatgaatttttataggatctcaaataaaaatgatatgaCACCTCTTataattcaagaaatttatttataatttctcattttttttgatatttttcttaattttttcccCATGTATGTgctataatattatataaaaactcAAAACTCAGTTCTTCAACTCTTTTAAGTATATAATAAATGTGCCTATGTTAAAGTTGTGAAAAATTAAAGGCGttacattgattttttttttttcagtttttattagtaatatttaattatttatttataagagaCTGTAAATGGTCATCATATACAATATTACAAATTTTTCTATAAAAGAAAGGTCATTCTATAATCTGAAATAATTGTATAAGTAGTTGatttaatttacaaaattaaaatttatatgtgtacgtatgaaaattttatatactttattttctaaattcaTAAGATATCCTTAAGAAAATTTACTAATAACTTACATAATCGCGCGAAGTGCGAACAAGTTTACTAGTATTACAAAATTTCGGAGGAGTATAGATATGAGCATGTCCATATCAATCAAGTTTTTTAAGGAGGTTTGATTTTTTGTCCCGTATTCATTTTTTTGGATATTAATTTACAAGGTAGAGGTCTTAGTTAAACCTCATCTGATAAGGCAAGACgactttgaatttaaaaaaagaaacgaAGGTATTTTAAGGATTTGGCTCCTCTCCATTTCCCTTGTCTCCATTTTTTCCAAGTTCTAGCCTTGATTAATGACATATGGCATAGGTTAGATTTAAtggataaaatttaattaattaaaatatatttctaactatgatttagataataaatatattattatataattaaaaatagtcCTATTATTTCTCCCCTTTTCTCCTTATTCCCTCCAAGTCCGATTGTTTCTCTGCTAGCAATTCAGCCACTCATTtagttttctcttttaattattttaattgttatttgcATTGcgcaaaattaatttaattagataACGtcattttatagaaaaaaagtttatttttcaaaatatttgattatgATAAAATCTTGttcattgaaaaatatttctatatttaaaagAAGCAGATTGAGAACTAATGttatttaaattaatgtattttaATGCAAATACcaattctaaaattttcatttctcaAATAAATGTAAACGGATCGGTGTTGCAAAATGACAGCAAAGAAATTTTTTGGAGGGAATAGGGAGAAAAAGAGAGGAACAATTGGAGTCGGAGGGAATAAGGAGAAATAGTAGGActatttttaattgatataataatatatttattatctaaatcatgattaggaatatggtttaattaattaaatcttagTCATTAAATCTAACATATGCCATATGTCATTAATCACGGCTAGAATTTGGAGAAAATAAAGACAAGGGAAATGGAGACGAGCCAAATCCGTATTTTAATAActtttcaattataattttttaaaaatatctatttaaattttaaataaggaAAGTAACGGCTGGAATCAATTATGAACCGTAGTTGACCAAAAGAATAACGTGAAGGGTATATAAATTGTGGTCATCCACGTACACCACGCTTGTcagtttttttctttgtaaaaaataaattcgcAAAGATTTTTCTGGATTTCTCAGTTTAAATAACAAATTCGATCTTGAAGATGAACCCAAACCCTAATCCTAACCCTAACCTTAAACCTCCATCAGATCATTCTCATTCTTCCGATTACGCTCCATACCCAAAGCTCGATCCAAACGACGTCGCTCCGGTATCTGAGACCTGGACTCCGGTTAATGTCGGATCGAATCCTCCATCTGCGCCTATATATGGCAGCGCTGCAACTACTATGCCTACTGAGTCTAATCCCTACGTTACTCCCGAGCCTGCTCAACCCCCTGCTTCTTTAGTGAAGAGTAAGTCCCTTCATTCCTCTTATTCATTTTGAGACGGAGACCAAAAGAGAGAATGTAATTTACCTTTTTAGTGTATGAGATCAAAGACTGAGAGCCCACATGTTTTGTCAAAGAAATCTATCTAGTACACTCAGATAACATGTACACTTGTGTCTATGCAAAATATACTTCTGCCACTAAACTAAACACTTGTCTAGCCTCTTGTTTCTTTTGCAAATGGAGCCTGTTTTGTGTACATCTATTACTTTGTCTGCTTATCGTTTATGTGTCTGAATTGTCATTTACAGATAAAATGGATTCTGTTAAGGATGTCCTTGGTAAGTGGGGAAAGAAGGCTGCAGAGGCAACAAAGAAGGCTGAGGATCTTGCTGGGAATATGTGGCAGCACTGTATGTCAAATTGCTTTTTGTTGCTATGTCATGTGCTATTTTACCATATATGAATTTGTTATTTTGCATAGACACTgccattttatttctgtttttttaTACTAGTCAGGAGGATTCTGCATATCCCAATGTTAGTTGTTCAATTTTCTAATTGTATTATAATTGATTCAGTGAAAACAAGCCCCAGTTTGGCTGATGCCGCTATGGGAAGAATTGCTCAAGGAACAAAGGTCTTGGCAGAGGGTGGTTATGAGAAAGTTTTCAGACAAACATTTGAGACTGTCCCAGAGGAAAAACTTTTGAAGTCATATGCATGCTACTTATCTACTTCTGCTGGTCCGGTCATGGGAGTTCTGTACTTATCCACTGCCAAACTTGCATTTTGTAGTGATAATCCTCTTTCATACAAAGTTGGTGATCAGACAGAATATAGCTACTACAAGGTATGCCTCCCCtctccaaaaaaagaaaagaaaaacagcTCGAGGGTGCAATGaaaaatcctcaatttcatCTTGTCTATAATGCTCCATTATGTCATGAACTGCAAGTTAAGCATTGCACTATCCTTTTTAATGGTGTTGGACAAAGTATGGTGTTACATATGGTTGATAAGATGAGAGTCTTGTATACTTCTGTTTTCTAGCCTAATCAAGCACATCTATGCAAGATTGCTCAAGTGCAATATCATCactcaaatattattaagaatcATCAAGGTCTACATGGTTGTGTTTCACTATTCTCATGCATGGGTGGTAATAGGGGTAGATCTAGGGGGTAGCGAGGGGGTTCACTTGAACCCGCTCGGCAAAAAATAatactatgtatatatataagatattttttgtAACCCTttggggtggcccagtggtttgggcttgggacttccatgttggagctctcaagttcgaaaccccttgccaacaaaagcaaggggtttgccttttgggtcgagctcgtcgcaccaggcttgcctagtgcgggttacctctcctatgtggtttgcgagctattgcataggagcgggggttttaccctgtgcgcacccacagaatagcggctgcgggtttcctttgtcatacaaaaaataagatattttttgtaatgtatttatatagattttgaaTCTCCTAAACATAAGATTAAAGATTGGCTTAGTAgttaagggggttcaaaatttaCCTTGAGGTTCCTAGTTCAAATCCCAAgcactatattttattttttgaacccCATTAATTAAAATCTTAGAAACGCCATTGCGTGGTAAAATGGTTATATGAAAGAAGACTGCATGCTCCCAAGCTTTGGTCTAGTGGTAAAATCGCAACACGTAATGACTTTGGTCTAGTGGTAAAAGCTTAATGCATAATGTATGGATTGATGCACAACACATGTTTGAACTCTGCTGAGACAAATACTTGGTATTCAAGTGGAGAAGGATAGAGGGGGTGGGGTGGACATACTACCACCTAGTGTGCACCATTGACCTTCTTGATTTCTCGATTTTCccataaagaagaaatataagATTACGCATCAAACTATATGTTGTTTTGACAACACATGGACTTTTTATGATCTACTTATTTGGGAAAGAATATTCTATGATACTTTTGACTAATAGGCAAGATATATTCAAATCTATGTGCACAAAAcctttgaaattttcttttttagctGCATAGTTCCGATTCTCATATATGGGTTGCTATAATCATTGAACAAACACCTGGATGTAATGGGTGGGTTCTCTGTGCACATAATTTATGATGTTAAGCTTCTAAAGGCTGAATAAATATATGACCCTTTAAACTTGCCCGAATTTTTGATTTAGGTACTAAAGTACAACTTATTAGAACACTTGAACTTTTAAATTGTCTTTATTAAACACGAGTTGCTAAGTCTTTGGAGAAGTTTAAAGGTGTGTAATTTACACAGAGCTTATGTGGAAATAAACAAGTAATACAATAACACGTGTCAAGAAAAACTAAAAGGAAAGACAGACAAACAAAATGATTGAGCGTTCTTTCTtttatcctatttttttttaatttcatctcTTGTTCTTTATTCCAAAACAATGACCCTTAAGAAAACAACATATATTCTTCAACTAGCTTTTTGAATCAACATATACATTGATTTccactttttctctttttcattcaaagatatttcaacatggaattttttttgatttggtttCAGGTCTATTTCCATGTTTTGATCTTTCCATCTATTTGACCAATTTCTTGGGTAAAGTCCCCCAACACTATGGCTGGCAACGGGACCGGTAGCAGGACTACCGGAGCGGGACGAACCGGAACCAGGTACCATGGGGCGGAACCGTACCGGAACCGGTAGTTCTGGAAAAATGTAGGTGTATCCGTCCCGGACTGGTACCGTACCGGAACCGGAAACCGGGTCCCAACGgctatatttcaaaaaaaaaattacttattaaaattaaaaaattgggagcattaatcaaataatattaaaacttttataattttaaagttaaaaatctatacttttaaacttttaaagtttaaaatacaaactttcaaactttaaaagtataaaagtttaaatttcacagtttaaaagtttgaaaatttaaatttcaaactttaaaggtataaaagtttaaatttcctttaaaagtttaaaaatttaaattttaaactttaaaagtataaaaatttAGTTcactttaaaagttttaaaatttaaattttaaacttttaaagtataaatttcaaattttcaaacttttaaagtttaaaaatttaaatttcaaactttaataCTCAAATTCCAAACCATTTGTAACGGTTTCCTAAATCATAAGCGACTttaagcatttcaaataaagaattccatctggtacacactgattttggaatttttcttggtggaagattaaattcacgacaacgattttctaaatctctacgtctagacttaacttaacatttaaaaataaactgaCATGCAATTTCAACTTTTATGCAACCATCATTATACATTGCTATACCAtctctaacaatcaaattatatatgtgtgcaacacacctaatatgaaaaccatcaatataaacAGGGCAAAGAGAcggttttagtatttcaacagCAGATATATTAgtagaagcattatctaaggtaacactaattattttatcacaaattccatagttttgtagaacatctataattgtttgagctatataactaccgattttatgcatttcacaacatttataacctaaaattcttttttgcatAATCCAATTTTCATCTATCCAATGTGCAGTAATagtgaaataatcattaccatttacactacgacccatatcagaagtaataactattataataaaataaacaatgaagatattgaaaatgttgagcttgATAATTAAAGATAGCCTTCttaa
This region includes:
- the LOC125876625 gene encoding GEM-like protein 1, producing the protein MNPNPNPNPNLKPPSDHSHSSDYAPYPKLDPNDVAPVSETWTPVNVGSNPPSAPIYGSAATTMPTESNPYVTPEPAQPPASLVKNKMDSVKDVLGKWGKKAAEATKKAEDLAGNMWQHLKTSPSLADAAMGRIAQGTKVLAEGGYEKVFRQTFETVPEEKLLKSYACYLSTSAGPVMGVLYLSTAKLAFCSDNPLSYKVGDQTEYSYYKVVLPVDQLKAVNPSISKINPAEKYIQVISVDNHEFWFMGFVNYDNAVKSLQGALLGDHS